CGCGTTTCCCTCAGGGCCCGGCAACGTCGGGCTCTGTTTTTTTCCGCTTTGTGATAAACTCTCGCCCTTGTCTTTATTGCACCCTGAGAGTTCGCCCCGTGGCCAAATCCACCGCCGTTTTTCTGCCCCCCGCTTTCCTTGACGCCACCCGCGCCATCATGCCCGCCGAGCTGGCGATGGAAGATTTTATCGCCGCCTGTCAGCGCCCGCTGCGCCGCAGTCTGCGCGTCAACACGCTGAAAATCAGCGTCGCCGACTTCCTAGTGCTGGTGCAGGATTACGACTGGCGACTGGAGCCCATTCCCTGGTGCGCGGAAGGGTTCTGGATCGAACGTGACGATGAGGAACTGCGCCTCGGCAGCGCCGCCGAACACCTGAGCGGCCTGTTTTACATTCAGGAGGCCAGTTCGATGCTGCCGGTCAGCGCGCTGTTCGCCGGCGCCGCGGCGCCGAATCGCGTGCTGGACGTGGCGGCGGCGCCAGGATCCAAAACTACCCAGATCGCCGCGTTGATGGGCAACCAGGGCGGCATCGTCGCCAACGAATACTCCGCCAGCCGGGTGAAAGTGCTGCACGCCAATATCAGCCGCTGCGGCGTGAAGAACACCGCGCTGACCCACTTCGACGGCCGGGTGTTCGGTGCCGCGCTGCCGGAGAGCTTCGACGCCATTCTGCTCGATGCCCCCTGCTCCGGCGAAGGCGTGGTACGCAAGGATCCGGACGCCATGAGCAACTGGTCGCCGGACAGCGTCGCCGAAATCGCCGCCACCCAACGCGAGCTGATCGACAGCGCGTTCCATGCGCTGGCGCCGGGCGGCGTGATGGTTTACTCCACCTGTACCCTCAATGCGCAGGAAAATCAGCAGGTGGTGCGTTGGCTGCTGGACACCTACGGCGACGCGGTCAGCGTCGAGCCGCTGGGTTCGCTGTTCCCCGGCGCCGACAAGGCATTGACCGCCGAAGGTTTTCTGCACGTCTTCCCGCAGATTTACGACAGCGAAGGCTTTTTCGTCGCCCGTCTGCGCAAACAGCACGCCGTGGCACCGTTGGCGAAGCCGACCTATAAAGTCGGTAAGTTTCCGTTCAGCCCGCTGTCCGGCAAAGAGACGGCGCTGGTCGCCCAAGCCGCCGCCGCATCCGGCTTAACCTGGGGCGATGACAGCCGGCTGTGGGAGCGCGATAAGGAAATCTGGCTGTTCCCGGCCGAGCTGGAGCCGCTGTTCGGCAAGGTGCGCTTCTCGCGCATCGGTCTCAAGCTGGCGGAGCGTTTCCCGAAAGGTTTCCGTTGGCAGCACGAAGCGGCGATCGCCCTCGCGGGCGCCGGCGGCAAACAGCATTTCGAGCTGGACGCCGCGCTGGCCCAGGAGTGGTATCACGGCCGCGATCTCTATCCGCAGCAGCCACCGGCGGGCGACGAGTGCATCGTCACCTATCAGGGGCAACCTCTGGGCATCGCCAAGCGCATTGGCAGCCGTATCAAGAATAACCTGCCGCGCGAGCTGGTGCGGGATGGCGCACTGGATTTCCACCTGTAAACAATACCGCGCCGGGGAATGAAACTCCCCGGCGATAAAATAACGCTAATAATATTCCCATCGCCGTTCGTTATTATTCTAATCATTTCACTTTATCGGCATACCTCGCCTGAAAGCCCCGCCAGCCGGGGAATGAGAATAAAAAGTTTCTCGTTTTCATCAAGACAATTCCCGATTCTTATTCTATTAATTAAAGTGCAGCTAAATGAATACGTTCAACCCACCTCTGGGTGGCGTCTTTGCGGGCTTTCTCTCATACGGCAAGGAATATAAGATGAAAAAAACTCTGATGGCATTGACCTCGGTAGCAACCCTGCTGTGCGCCAACGGCGCGGCTAACGCAGCAGGCACCATTCAAGGCACGTTAGGCGTGACGCTGACCATCGGCGCCGGTTGCGTCGTGGGAGGCGGCAACAGCAGCGGTTCCGTCAACGACTTCGGCTCTATCAGCTTCGGCACTTACTCTTCACTGGCCAACATCATCGACGCCAGCGCCACCGGCGCAGGGGGGGCCGGTACGCTGTCATTGACCTGCACCACCGGCACAGACTACACGGTGGCGCTGGACAACGGGCTCCACGTCACTTCAGGCACCCAACGCCGCATGGCCAGCACGGCAGGCGCATTCATCAGTTATAACCTGTACCAGGATGCCGCACGCACCACCGCCTGGGGCAGCGGCGCCAACGCGCGAACCGGCACCGGCACCGGCGCCGCCGTTCCGCTGATCGTCTATGGCCGCGTACCGGCGGCCGGATCTACCCCGGCGGCGGACACCTATAACGACACCGTCACGATGACGGTCACCTGGTAACGGTGCGGCGCGCGCTTTGCTGCTGCGGATTATGGGCGTGCAGCCTGTTGGCGCAGGCCGACAGTAAAACCGCGACCCTCGGCGTCAGCGCGACCTTGCTCAGCGCCTGTGAGGCCGGCAGCAGCTCAGGTGGCAACGTCAGCTTCGGCACGCTGAATTTCGGCACGCTGTATTTTCTCAGCACCGCAACCAGCGTCGCCGGGCAGCAAAACGCCGGCGCCATTCGGGTGAAATGCACCAACGGCACCAGCTACAGCGTTCTGCTTGGCGGCGGGCAAAGCGGCAATACCGCTGCCCGCTACCTGCAAAGCGCGGCAGGCCAACGGGTGAATTACAACCTGTACACCAACGCCGCCCACAGCACCATTTGGGATAATCTGACGGGCGTGTCACAAACCGCCAACGGTACGGACAACTGGCTGCCGGTCTATGGCATGATCCCGGCGCAGTCCACACCCCCGACAGGCAGCTACACCGATACGGTACAGGTCACGATCAATTGGTAATGACGATGCGCGCTTCCATTTGCGGTTTGCTGTTCTGCCTGCCGCTCTCCCCGGCCCAAAGCGATACCGGCGTCAACGATTTGACCAAAAGCCAGCCGTTCACCGTCAATGCAACCGTGGTAAAAGGCTGCGTATTGGGCAGCGGCGTCAGTGACGTGACCACCTTCGGCACCCTGAACTTCGGCCAGTTGTCCTCGCTGAGCAACGCAGTCAGCATCGTCTCCAGCAGCGGTGCCGGTTCGGTGCTGTTTCGCTGCAACCCGGGGCTGAGCGTTACGCTGGCCCTCGGCGTCGGCAATCACGTGACCGGATCCATCGCCGGCGGCAGAAAATTACAAAATGCCGTCACGGCGGAAACGCTGCTGTATCAACTTTATCAAGACAGCAACTACGCCACCCTTTGGGGAGATGGCGCCAACGGCGGTGCGGCGCAGACCGTCGCCGCCACCGGCAGCACGCAAGAAATCAAGGTTTACGCCCGTCTGTTTTCGACCAGTACCCTGCCCACCAGTGGCGTTTACAGCGATACGGTCTTGTTGACGGTCACTTATTAAGTTTTTTGCAATAAGGATTGAGTTATGCGCATACCCTTCCGACTGCCGTTAACGGCAGCCTTGCTCCTGGCAAGCCAACAGCACGCCCTGGCCGCGGCTTCCATTCTCATTTGGCCGATCGATCCGGTGATTGAAGATCAACAGCAGGCCACCGCGCTGTGGCTGGAAAATCGCGACAGCAAACCGGTCTATATGCAAATTCGCGTGCTGGGTTGGCAGCAAACCGCCAGCAAAGACGATTACAGCAACCAAAGCGACGTGATCGCCAGCCCGCCGGTGGCGTCGATAGCGCCAGGCAAACGCCAACTGATACGCCTGATCAAACAGTCGGCCCCGGCGGCGGGACAGGAGCGCGCCTACCGCATTTTGGTCGATGAAGTGCCGGTGAAAGAACCAGCGTCGAGCGCCGCTCCCGGCGGCGCGGAGATGGGGCTGAAATTCCAGATGCGCTACTCGGTGCCGCTGTTCGTCAGCGGCAAAGGCATTTGGACCAAACAGGACAGCGAAAAACCGCGCGATTACGCGACCGCCAGCCAACCCCAGCTCAGCTATCGTCTACAGCAGCAAAGCAGCGAACGCTGGCTGGAGGTGCGAAACCAAGGCGCAGTGCATGCCCGTATCTCGAAAGTGACGCTGCAAGGCCGCAGCCTGAATCCTGGCCTGATGGGATACGTGCTGCCCGGTTCACAGATGCGCTTCGCCTTGCCGCCCGCAGGCGCTTTCAGCAGCGGCAAGCTGATGGCCACGGTCAATGACAACAAACAGCCCGTAGTCATTCCGTCTTATTGAGGCCCAGGTGCAGCCGACAGGGAGGCTATCGACGCGGCGCTTCAGCCTTAAGCCGCTGGCGTTTGCCATGCTGAGCATGGCGGCCGGCGGCTGGCTGCCGTTTGCGCTCGGCGACGATCTGCCGCCGCCGCCCAGCGCCGTCAGCATGCCGGACACCACGCTGTATCTGGAGCCGGTCGTCAACGGGCGCCAAACCGGCAACGTCGTGCCGGTCAACTACCGCGGCGGCCATTACTACATGACACCCCAACAACTGCTCGACGCCGGGCTGCCGGTAGCGGATAAACAGGCGAAAGAAATCGCCGTCGATCGGCTGGAGAAGGTGGATGTCAGCTACAGCGGCGAGAGCCAGCAGTTGCTGATCAACGTGCCCAACGACTGGTTGCCGCAGCAAACCATCAGCGCCCGTTCACCGTTGCAGCGCTTGCCGGCGCAAAGCAGCCTCGGTTTGCTGTTCAACTACGACATCTACGCCAGCCAAAGCAACGGCAATGGCCGGCCGGGCTACCTGTCGGCGTGGAGCGAACAGCGCCTGTTCGACGGGTTCGGCGTCGTCGCCAACACCGGCATCTACCGCAGCGGGTTTAACGGCGGGCCAAACGACGATGGCGGTCGCTATATTCGGTACGACAGCTACTGGCGTTTCAACGATGATCAACGGATGCTGAGTGTGATCGCCGGTGACCTTACCACCGGCTCGCTCCCCTGGAGCAGCGCCGTGCGCATCGGCGGCTTGCAATTGGCGCGCAATTTCGCGGTGCGCCCGGATCTTATCACCTACCCGTTGCCGCAGTTTTCCGGCCAGGCGGCATTGCCCAGCAGCGTCGATTTATACATCAACAGCTATAAAAACAGCACCACCAACATTAATCCCGGGCCGTTTACCCTCAACAGCGTGCCCTACATTAACGGCGCGGGTCAGGCCACCGTCGTCACCACCGACGCCCTCGGCCGCCAGGTCAGCACCACGGTACCGTTCTACGTGGCCAGCAACCTGCTGCAGACCGGCATGAGCGATTTCAGCATTTCCACCGGCTTGCTGCGACGCAACTACGGGTTGAATTCTGCCGATTACGGGCAATGGGTAGGCAGCGCCAGTTTACGTTACGGCGTCACTGATTGGTTAACCCTGGAAGGGCGCGCCGAAGGCGCAGCCGAGTTGGCGGTCGGCGGCGGCGGCGCCGACATTCGCGTCGGACAATGGGGGGTTCTCAACGCGTCCTACAGCGTCAGCCAGGCCAGCGACGACGCGTTTAACGGCGGCCGGCCGATACCATCCCCCGCCTATTATGACCCGCTGACCGGCAGGCCGTTGCAGCAGCCAGATCCTCAGCCCGTCTATCGCTACACCGGCAACCACGGCGATCAGAGCAGCTTTGGCTACACCTACAGCAACCCACGTTTCAGCCTCAACGCGCAACGCATCCTGCGCAGCGCCGATTTTGGCGACATTTCCGTGTATAAAAGCGACTACCGTCTGAGCCGTCGCACCGATCAGTTGACCGGCAGCGTCAGCCTGGGCCGGCTAGGCAGCCTCGGCGCCGGTTATTTTGACGTTCGCGACGCCATCGCTCAACGGACCCGCCTGGTGAACCTGTCCTACAGTGTGTCGCTTTGGCGCAACAGCAGCCTGTACGCCTCCCTCAACCGGGAAATCGGCAGCAGCGGTTACAGCGCCCAACTGCAGCTCTCCATTCCGTTTGACAGCTGGGGCACGGCCAGCCTCAGCGCCGCGCGCGACAACAACAACCGCTGGAGCGAACGCGTCAGCTACAGCCGCGCCGCGCCGACCGATGGCGGTTTCGGCTGGAATCTGGCCTACGCCAATAACCCGAGCGGCGGCGATTACCGCCAGGCGGATCTGACCTGGCGAACCCGCAGACTCGAAGCCCGAGCGGGCGTATACGGCACCCGCGATGAAACCAACCACTGGGGCGAAATCAGCGGTTCGCTGGTGGCGATGAACGGCGGCGTATACGCCACCAACACCATCAACGATGCCTTTGCGCTGGTGTCCACGCAAGGATACGCCGACATTCCGGTGAGCTATGAGAACCAGCCGATCGGCAAGACCGATGCCCAGGGCTATTTACTGGTGCCTACCGTCACCTCTTACTACCATGCGAAATTCCAGATTGATCCGCTTAGCCTGCCCGCCGACGTCGCGCTGCCGACGGTGGAAAAAACCGTCGCCATTCGCGATCACAGCGGTTTTCTGGTTGAGTTCCCCATCCAACCCATCTCCGCCGCCGACGTCGAACTGGTTGACGAGCAAGGCAAACCGCTAGCCAACGGCAGCCAGGTGGCGGTGGTTGGCGGCAATCAGCAAAGCTATGTCGGTTGGGACGGCATGACCTATATCGACCCGGTGCAACAACACAATCGTCTGAGCGTGATCCCGGCCGACGGCAGCCCGCCGTGTCAGGCGGAATTCAGTCTGGCGAAGCCTCAGGGCATCCAGCGCGTCGGCCCGGTTGTCTGCCGCTAATTCAACGACGGAGAGTCACTATGTTTCGGGGATTGAAAGCCTTATTGCTAACCCTCTCGCTGCTGCTCTGTCAGCGCGCATTCGCCGACTGCGCCACCACCAACGGCACCGTCACCTTACCGGGAAGCAGCTCTTTCGTGGTCTACAACGGGCAGATTAACGCCCAGGGCACTGCCGGCCTCAACTGCACCGGGCTTGGGCTCAGTTTGCTGTCGCAAAA
Above is a window of Serratia nematodiphila DZ0503SBS1 DNA encoding:
- the rsmF gene encoding 16S rRNA (cytosine(1407)-C(5))-methyltransferase RsmF produces the protein MAKSTAVFLPPAFLDATRAIMPAELAMEDFIAACQRPLRRSLRVNTLKISVADFLVLVQDYDWRLEPIPWCAEGFWIERDDEELRLGSAAEHLSGLFYIQEASSMLPVSALFAGAAAPNRVLDVAAAPGSKTTQIAALMGNQGGIVANEYSASRVKVLHANISRCGVKNTALTHFDGRVFGAALPESFDAILLDAPCSGEGVVRKDPDAMSNWSPDSVAEIAATQRELIDSAFHALAPGGVMVYSTCTLNAQENQQVVRWLLDTYGDAVSVEPLGSLFPGADKALTAEGFLHVFPQIYDSEGFFVARLRKQHAVAPLAKPTYKVGKFPFSPLSGKETALVAQAAAASGLTWGDDSRLWERDKEIWLFPAELEPLFGKVRFSRIGLKLAERFPKGFRWQHEAAIALAGAGGKQHFELDAALAQEWYHGRDLYPQQPPAGDECIVTYQGQPLGIAKRIGSRIKNNLPRELVRDGALDFHL
- a CDS encoding Csu type fimbrial protein, with translation MKKTLMALTSVATLLCANGAANAAGTIQGTLGVTLTIGAGCVVGGGNSSGSVNDFGSISFGTYSSLANIIDASATGAGGAGTLSLTCTTGTDYTVALDNGLHVTSGTQRRMASTAGAFISYNLYQDAARTTAWGSGANARTGTGTGAAVPLIVYGRVPAAGSTPAADTYNDTVTMTVTW
- a CDS encoding Csu type fimbrial protein, which produces MRRALCCCGLWACSLLAQADSKTATLGVSATLLSACEAGSSSGGNVSFGTLNFGTLYFLSTATSVAGQQNAGAIRVKCTNGTSYSVLLGGGQSGNTAARYLQSAAGQRVNYNLYTNAAHSTIWDNLTGVSQTANGTDNWLPVYGMIPAQSTPPTGSYTDTVQVTINW
- a CDS encoding Csu type fimbrial protein, with translation MRASICGLLFCLPLSPAQSDTGVNDLTKSQPFTVNATVVKGCVLGSGVSDVTTFGTLNFGQLSSLSNAVSIVSSSGAGSVLFRCNPGLSVTLALGVGNHVTGSIAGGRKLQNAVTAETLLYQLYQDSNYATLWGDGANGGAAQTVAATGSTQEIKVYARLFSTSTLPTSGVYSDTVLLTVTY
- a CDS encoding fimbrial biogenesis chaperone, with translation MRIPFRLPLTAALLLASQQHALAAASILIWPIDPVIEDQQQATALWLENRDSKPVYMQIRVLGWQQTASKDDYSNQSDVIASPPVASIAPGKRQLIRLIKQSAPAAGQERAYRILVDEVPVKEPASSAAPGGAEMGLKFQMRYSVPLFVSGKGIWTKQDSEKPRDYATASQPQLSYRLQQQSSERWLEVRNQGAVHARISKVTLQGRSLNPGLMGYVLPGSQMRFALPPAGAFSSGKLMATVNDNKQPVVIPSY
- a CDS encoding fimbria/pilus outer membrane usher protein — protein: MLSMAAGGWLPFALGDDLPPPPSAVSMPDTTLYLEPVVNGRQTGNVVPVNYRGGHYYMTPQQLLDAGLPVADKQAKEIAVDRLEKVDVSYSGESQQLLINVPNDWLPQQTISARSPLQRLPAQSSLGLLFNYDIYASQSNGNGRPGYLSAWSEQRLFDGFGVVANTGIYRSGFNGGPNDDGGRYIRYDSYWRFNDDQRMLSVIAGDLTTGSLPWSSAVRIGGLQLARNFAVRPDLITYPLPQFSGQAALPSSVDLYINSYKNSTTNINPGPFTLNSVPYINGAGQATVVTTDALGRQVSTTVPFYVASNLLQTGMSDFSISTGLLRRNYGLNSADYGQWVGSASLRYGVTDWLTLEGRAEGAAELAVGGGGADIRVGQWGVLNASYSVSQASDDAFNGGRPIPSPAYYDPLTGRPLQQPDPQPVYRYTGNHGDQSSFGYTYSNPRFSLNAQRILRSADFGDISVYKSDYRLSRRTDQLTGSVSLGRLGSLGAGYFDVRDAIAQRTRLVNLSYSVSLWRNSSLYASLNREIGSSGYSAQLQLSIPFDSWGTASLSAARDNNNRWSERVSYSRAAPTDGGFGWNLAYANNPSGGDYRQADLTWRTRRLEARAGVYGTRDETNHWGEISGSLVAMNGGVYATNTINDAFALVSTQGYADIPVSYENQPIGKTDAQGYLLVPTVTSYYHAKFQIDPLSLPADVALPTVEKTVAIRDHSGFLVEFPIQPISAADVELVDEQGKPLANGSQVAVVGGNQQSYVGWDGMTYIDPVQQHNRLSVIPADGSPPCQAEFSLAKPQGIQRVGPVVCR